A window from Podospora bellae-mahoneyi strain CBS 112042 chromosome 1 map unlocalized CBS112042p_1, whole genome shotgun sequence encodes these proteins:
- a CDS encoding uncharacterized protein (EggNog:ENOG503NVE3; COG:K) — MAAHFANVKSVLSGDTFVLSSPNNPSQEKTFSLAYVSAPRLSKDGDEPYAFQSREFLRNLTVGKPIKFTVLYTIPNSGREYGTAQLQDGTTFPEASVKAGWLKVREDAGRKEESEAALAMIDTLRIYESEAKDEGKGLFSGSGGVIEVQNDLGGPDFLNKWKGKTVEGVIERVISGDRLLARLLLTEKKHWQVMTLIAGIRTPSTARTNPSNGQVQPAEEFGDEARAFVESRLLQRQVKVKIVGVSPQGQLVAAILHPRGNIAEFLLQEGLARCNDFHSTFLGPDMAPLRAAEEQAKSARKRLHRAFVPKATDNKEAEATVTKIVGGDTIIVRNKTGAEKRISLSSVRGPRAGEASEAPWREEAKEFLRKKLIGKHVKVSVDGTKPATDDFEAREVATVTQGGKNIGLQLVEGGYATVIRHRKDDTDRAPNYDELLAAQEKAQEEKKGIWSGKSPKVKNYVDVSESVQKAKIQVSTLSRQKKVPGIVDFCKSGSRFTILIPREGVKLTLVLAGVRAPRAPGRNAQEKGEPFGQEALDLANKRCNQRDCEIDVHDIDKVGGFIGDLYVNRESFAKILVEEGLASVHEYSAQKAGNASELLAAQQRAKEARKGLWKDWDPSQDAQEEEEAAPAESADVDVTIDKKPEDYRDIVITNVDSNGRIKVQEIGKGTAALETLMNKFRSFHLNPSNNAGLKDSPKAGDFVAAKFTEDGEWYRARIRSNDRTAKVAEVVYIDYGNTEKQPWSKLRPLSPEFNTQALKAQAIDAQLSFVQLPASPDYLNDAINYIYEITEGKQLVGSFDFIDSKEGVSYITIYDPKAEGSHKVTESLNRRIIEAGWGLVPRKFKRWESSKAFESLVKNLKEAEKVASDAHRGMWEYGELYED; from the exons atggctgcTCACTTCGCCAACGTCAAGTCGGTCCTCAGCGGAGACACCTTTGTTCTCTCCAGCCCAAACAACCCTTCGCAAGAAAAGACATTCTCTCTTGCTTATGTCTCTGCTCCTCGGCTCAGCAAGGACGGTGATGAGCCGTACGCTTTCCAGTCCCGCGAATTTCTCCGGAATTTGACCGTCGGAAAGCCAATCAAGTTCACTGTCTTGT ATACCATCCCCAACTCGGGCCGGGAATACGGTACTGCTCAGCTTCAAGACGGCACCACTTTCCCAGAAGCGTCTGTCAAGGCTGGTTGGCTCAAGGTTAGAGAAGATGCTGGTAGAAAGGAAGAGTCCGAGGCTGCCCTGGCCATGATCGACACTCTCCGAATCTACGAGAGCGAGGCCAAGGACGAAGGCAAAGGTCTTTTTTCCGGCTCTGGCGGTGTTATTGAGGTCCAAAACGATCTCGGTGGGCCTGACTTCCTCAACAAGTGGAAGGGAAAGACGGTGGAGGGCGTTATCGAGCGCGTTATTAGCGGCGACCGATTGCTCGCTCGCCTACTCCTCACCGAGAAGAAGCATTGGCAAGTCATGACTCTGATTGCTGGCATCCGCACCCCATCGACGGCCCGAACGAACCCATCCAACGGACAAGTCCAGCCGGCCGAGGAGTTTGGAGATGAGGCCCGCGCCTTTGTCGAGTCTCGCCTCCTTCAGCGCcaggtcaaggtcaagattgTGGGTGTGAGCCCACAAGGACAGCTGGTTGCCGCTATCTTGCACCCCCGCGGAAACATTGCCGAGttccttcttcaagaaggTCTCGCTCGCTGCAATGACTTCCACTCCACCTTCCTTGGCCCCGATATGGCTCCTCTTCGGGCCGCAGAGGAGCAGGCCAAGTCTGCCCGTAAGCGCCTCCACAGAGCGTTTGTTCCCAAGGCTACCGACAACAAGGAGGCTGAGGCCACCGTCACGAAGATTGTTGGCGGCGATACCATCATTGTTCGTAACAAAACCGGTGCCGAGAAGAGAATCAGCTTGAGCAGTGTCCGCGGGCCCCGTGCCGGGGAGGCTTCAGAGGCACCATGGAgagaggaggccaaggagttCTTGCGCAAGAAGCTCATTGGCAAACATGTCAAGGTGTCTGTCGACGGGACAAAGCCTGCTACTGATGACTTTGAGGCTCGTGAGGTTGCCACCGTTACCCAGGGCGGCAAGAACATCGGTCTGCAGCTTGTCGAGGGCGGTTACGCCACTGTTATCCGTCATCGCAAGGACGATACTGACCGCGCTCCCAACTACGATGAGCTCTTGGCCGCTCAAGAAAAGGctcaggaggagaagaagggtatcTGGTCCGGCAAGTCTCCCAAGGTCAAGAACTACGTTGATGTGTCAGAGAGCGTCCAGAAGGCCAAGATCCAGGTTTCTACTCTTTCCCGGCAAAAGAAGGTCCCTGGCATCGTCGATTTCTGCAAGTCTGGCTCCCgcttcaccatcctcatcccccgcgAGGGCGTGAAGCTCACCCTCGTTTTGGCCGGCGTTCGTGCCCCCCGTGCGCCTGGTAGAAATGCGCAGGAGAAGGGTGAGCCCTTTGGCCAGGAGGCCTTGGACTTGGCCAATAAGCGTTGCAACCAGCGCGACTGCGAGATTGATGTTCATGACATCGACAAGGTTGGCGGCTTCATCGGTGACCTCTACGTTAACCGTGAGAGCTTTGCCAAGattcttgtcgaggagggtcTTGCCTCCGTTCATGAGTACTCTGCTCAGAAGGCCGGCAACGCTTCCGAACTGCTTGCTGCCCAACAGCGTGCCAAGGAGGCCAGAAAAGGTCTCTGGAAGGACTGGGATCCGTCTCAGGATGcccaagaggaggaagaggccgcCCCTGCCGAGTctgctgatgttgatgtcACCATTGACAAGAAGCCAGAGGACTACCGCGATATTGTCATCACCAATGTTGACTCCAACGGCCGGATCAAGGTCCAAGAGATTGGCAAGGGCACCGCTGCTCTTGAGACGCTGATGAACAAGTTCCGCAGCTTCCACCTGAACCCCAGCAACAATGCTGGCCTCAAGGACAGCCCCAAGGCTGGAGACTTTGTTGCTGCCAAGTTCACTGAGGACGGTGAATGGTACAGAGCGCGCATCCGCTCCAACGATCGCACCGCGAAGGTGGCTGAGGTTGTGTACATCGACTATGGCAACACCGAGAAGCAGCCATGGTCCAAGCTCCGTCCCCTGAGCCCAGAGTTCAACACCCAGGCTTTGAAGGCCCAGGCGATTGATGCTCAGCTCTCGTTTGTCCAGCTTCCCGCCTCCCCCGACTACCTCAACGACGCCATCAACTACATCTACGAAATCACCGAGGGCAAGCAGCTTGTAGGCAGCTTCGACTTCATTGACTCCAAGGAGGGCGTCAGCTACATCACGATCTATGACCCCAAGGCTGAGGGTTCCCACAAGGTCACCGAGTCCCTCAATCGTAGGATCATTGAGGCTGGATGGGGCCTTGTCCCACGGAAGTTTAAGCGTTGGGAGAGCAGCAAGGCTTTCGAGTCTCTGGTGAAGAATCTCaaggaggctgagaaggtGGCGAGTGATGCCCATCGGGGTATGTGGGAGTACGGTGAGCTCTATGAGGAttga
- the TAL1 gene encoding Transaldolase (COG:H; EggNog:ENOG503NUE1), producing the protein MSNSLEQLKATGTVVVSDSGKLPPIAKYKPQDATTNPSLILAATKKAEYAALLDAAVEKAKAEGGSVDRQVDSALDHLLVEFGRKILEIVPGKVSTEVDAAFSFDTKKSVDKALHLIQLYEKAGVSKDRVLIKIASTWEGIKAAEILQRDHGINTNLTLMFSLVQAIAAAEAGAFLISPFVGRILDWFKAAHKKEYKKEEDPGVASVKSIFNYYKKFGYKTIVMGASFRNTGEITELAGCDYLTISPNLLEELMNSSEAVPQKLNAEGASALDIEKKTYINDEPAFRFDFNEDQMAVEKLREGISKFAADAVTLKDIIKAKVQA; encoded by the exons ATGTCCAACTCtcttgagcagctcaaggCCACTGGCACC GTTGTTGTCAGTGACTCTGGTAAGCTACCTC CCATTGCCAAGTACAAGCCCCaggatgccaccaccaacccctccctgattctcgccgccaccaagaaggccgagtATGCCGCTCTCCTCGACGCTGCTgtcgagaaggccaaggccgagggTGGTTCCGTTGACAGACAAGTCGACTCTGCTCTCGaccacctcctcgtcgaGTTCGGCCGCAAGATTCTTGAGATTGTCCCCGGCAAGGTCTCCACTGAGGTCGATGCCGCTTTCTCTTTCGACACCAAGAAGTCCGTTGACAAGgctctccacctcatccag CTCTACGAGAAGGCCGGTGTCTCCAAGGACCGCGTCCTGATCAAGATCGCCTCCACCTGGGAGGGTATCAAGGCCGCCGAGATCCTCCAGCGCGACCAcggcatcaacaccaaccttaCCCTCATGTTCTCTCTGGTCCaggccatcgccgccgccgaggctgGCGCTTTCCTGATCTCCCCCTTCGTCGGCCGTATCCTCGACTGGTTCAAGGCTGCCCACAAGAAGGAGtacaagaaggaggaggacccCGGTGTCGCCAGCGTCAAGAGCATCTTCAACTACTACAAGAAGTTTGGATACAAGACGATCGTCATGGGTGCCTCTTTCCGCAACACCGGTGAGATCACcgagctggctggctgcGACTACCTTACCATTTCT cccaacctcctcgaggAGCTCATGAACTCCTCCGAGGCCGTCCCCCAGAAGCTCAACGCCGAGGGTGCTTCCGCTCTCGATATTGAGAAGAAGACCTACATCAACGACGAGCCCGCCTTCCGCTTCGACTTCAACGAGGACCAGATGGCTGTTGAGAAGCTCCGTGAGGGTATCAGCAAGTtcgctgctgatgctgtcaCGCTGAAGGATatcatcaaggccaaggttCAGGCTTAG
- a CDS encoding uncharacterized protein (COG:T; EggNog:ENOG503NW7J), with the protein MPAITNLFNRQPPRRTLFIIFGTLSFLTLCMFTIHFPILNQLSTLRVFDTIGRGHHKPHHHQEAAGEVVVTVTPPTQGQEDGQSGMTSSGSIGAPHLEPQPRPHSPPPPSHDIDMDTNHNLKMNPSQHPMGGASANSQEEEEMDLTASNHKHHKHPPPPPLNLISPLPPSHPPLRRLIIISDVHGHLLPLQKLLYSKLNFSPTSGDHAIFVGDLVTKGPDSKGVVALAMSIGASAVRGNHEDRVLAAAYGLKKLDYWPQQQDDSDSAETEGKKERDRQKEHQKDEHAKSVAKSLSKSQLKWLAERPVILHVGQLGHLPQLSTEQKHHKDGKKKKGGNGGEEDEGLQQPWNPLNEVVVVHGGLVPGLDLEKQDPWAVMNMRSLINNNNNNNNNNNNNNNNGHNNGKDDDKEEEEEVPLPVDSTDDGEPWSKAWSRYQNHLSPSSSHDTSKKTIVIYGHDARRGLQVDPHVDITPYFQKQKGSNKKGNRPKKERGIRYAFGLDSGCGHGKKLTALVISLPVTTTTEGGQGEIKHEIVQVGCDDMSTGDDAQ; encoded by the exons ATGCCGGCAATAACCAACCTTTTCAaccgccaaccaccacggCGGACACTGTTCATAATCTTCGGCACCCTGTCATTTTTGACATTATGCATGTTCACCATTCACTTCCCAATCCTCAACCAGCTATCTACACTACGAGTGTTTGATACGATTGGAAGAGGGCATCAcaaaccacaccaccaccaagaagctGCAGGAGAAGTCGTGGTGACAGTGACACCACCGACGCAGGGGCAAGAAGATGGGCAAAGCGGGATGACGTCTTCAGGGTCGATAGGTGCACCCCACCTTgaaccccaacccagacctcactcaccaccaccaccatcccacgACATCGACATGGACACCAATCACAACCTTAAAATGAATCCCTCTCAGCACCCCATGGGCGGTGCTTCCGCCAACagtcaggaggaggaagaaatgGATCTCACGGCTAGCAACCACAAACACCACaagcacccccctcccccaccactaaacctcatctccccccttcccccttcccaccccccactcCGCCGCCTAATCATCATCTCCGACGTCCACGGTCACCTGCTTCCTCTCCAGAAACTCCTCTACTCCAAActcaacttctcccccacctctgGTGACCACGCCATCTTCGTCGGTGACCTAGTGACCAAAGGCCCAGACAGCAAAGGCGTCGTCGCCCTAGCCATGTCCATCGGCGCCTCAGCAGTGAGAGGAAACCACGAAGACCGTGTCCTAGCAGCAGCCTACGGTCTCAAAAAGCTAGACTACTGGCCTCAGCAACAGGACGACAGCGACTCAGCCGAAACAGAAGGCAAAAAGGAGCGTGACAGGCAAAAGGAGCACCAAAAGGACGAGCACGCCAAGTCTGTCGCGAAAAGCCTATCAAAGTCACAACTAAAATGGCTGGCAGAACGCCCTGTGATATTGCACGTTGGCCAGCTGGGGCACCTCCCCCAGTTATCGACAGAGCAGAAACACCACAAAGAtggcaagaaaaagaagggcggcaatggcggcgaagaggatgaaggtcTGCAACAGCCATGGAATCCCCTCAACGAAGTTGTCGTTGTCCACGGTGGTTTGGTACCAGGTCTTGACCTTGAAAAGCAAGACCCCTGGGCGGTGATGAATATGCGGAGTTTGAT caacaacaacaacaacaacaacaacaacaacaacaacaacaacaacaacggccacaacaacggcaaagatgatgacaaggaggaagaagaagaggttccCCTACCGGTAGATAGCACCGACGACGGGGAGCCCTGGTCAAAAGCCTG GAGCCGCTACCAAAACCACCtatccccttcttcttcacacGATACTTCCAAAAAAACAATCGTCATCTACGGCCACGACGCTAGGCGCGGACTGCAGGTCGATCCCCATGTGGATATCACGCCCTACTTCCAGAAACAAAAGGGCTCCAATAAGAAAGGTAACCGGCCCAAAAAGGAAAGGGGCATCAGATATGCGTTTGGGTTGGACAGTGGGTGTGGGCACGGGAAGAAGTTGACTGCTTTGGTCATCAGTCTCCCGGTTACTACTACTACcgaaggagggcaaggggagATCAAGCATGAGATTGTCCAGGTGGGGTGTGATGACATGAGCACGGGGGATGATGCTCAGTAA
- a CDS encoding uncharacterized protein (BUSCO:EOG09265I72; COG:O; EggNog:ENOG503P5KG): MPTSSCKDIRDALAQCLQESECVMVQRNSAADCLREPLVDTLPLKCKQLKKGFGECRRGMVDMRKRFRGNQPIAFTKIQKTEDTGEGYQLYAGKSAFAGTRGETDGTNKAPEDWREAENRKYREAQEAAAKKS, from the exons ATGCCGACCAGCTCATGTAAAGATATTC GAGACGCCTTGGCGCAATGCCTCCAAGAGTCTGAATGCGTCATGGTGCAGCGCAACTCGGCCGCCGACTGCCTCCGCGAACCTCTCGTCGATACCCTCCCGCTCAAGTGCAAGCAACTCAAGAAGGGCTTCGGTGAATGCCGCCGTGGCATGGTCGACATGCGCAAGCGCTTCAGAGGCAACCAGCCCATTGCTTTCACGAAGATCCAAAAGACAGAGGACACCGGCGAGGGATACCAGTTGTATGCGGGCAAGTCTGCTTTCGCAGGGACACGCGGCGAGACAGACGGCACCAACAAGGCGCCAGAGGACTGGAGAGAAGCTGAGAACAGGAAATACAGAGAAGCACAGGAAGCTGCTGCGAAGAAGTCATAG
- a CDS encoding uncharacterized protein (EggNog:ENOG503P4B0): MTSQLPAFPRFVFTIAEPISLISGTIGAVVFPRYFLAAQTPTPMLSFPEQSLLVSQQLGNMYFLAFLLGLFVLHSTTEIKVVRSYLWALWLADIGHMAVTCRILGWEESVGMLRWNEMTWGNLGATGFLFTVRSLYFLGVFGPDGSDEEDTRGRKKTRRVKEL, from the exons ATGACCTCCCAACTTCCAGCGTTCCCTCGATTTGTCTTTACAATAGCAGAGCCAATATCACT CATCTCCGGCACTATTGGCGCCGTTGTATTCCCCCGTTACTTCCTCGCAGctcaaacaccaacccccatgcTATCATTCCCAGAACAATCCCTCCTGGTCTCCCAACAACTAGGAAACATGtacttcctcgccttcctcctcggcctctttGTCCTTCACAGTACCACCGAGATCAAAGTCGTGAGGAGCTACCTCTGGGCGCTCTGGTTGGCTGACATTGGACACATGGCTGTTACATGCCGTATTCTTGGGTGGGAAGAGTCGGTTGGGATGTTGAGGTGGAACGAGATGACTTGGGGAAACTTGGGTGCTACT GGATTTCTCTTCACTGTAAGGAGTTTGTACTTTCTGGGGGTGTTCGGACCCGATGGGTCAGATGAAGAGGACACCAGGGGAAGGAAAAAGACAAGGAGGGTGAAAGAGCTGTAA
- a CDS encoding uncharacterized protein (COG:S; EggNog:ENOG503P25M) codes for MRRPFLLLSILIAFFAIILTYYKPDILQILTTYTGTTILTLTTHLTSLTTNPNITTPSHMNTAKTTMSRTLHHAKITPHLSSTRGHSDHGWLNTYHSFSFANWYHPSYTSFGSLRVLNEDRVKPQSGFPTHPHRDFEIFSYILSGELTHRDSMLTKGAEGDNVSPDQFYRMKRGDIQFTTGGTGIAHSEFNEHRRDTVHFLQIWALPWKRGLKPRYHTRHFSEEDKRKGFVTILSPLKGGVDATAEQEAKAEAVVEGTIPIHADFLMGAGIITGGGKFEWIVGGRGNVTEQNKRKVFVHLPMTKGGKASIRLDGRDDAVLKEGDGAFIEGVNKGDKLWVESVGEVEAEVVVLDTA; via the coding sequence ATGAGGCgtcctttccttctcctctcaATTCTCATCGCATTTTTCGCAATCATCCTCACATACTACAAGCCTGACATTCTTCAGATCTTGACCACATACAcaggcaccaccatcctcaccctaACAACCCACCTCACAAGCctaaccaccaaccccaacatcaccaccccatcacACATGAACACCGCCAAAACAACCATGTCTCGCACCCTCCACCACGCCAAAATCACCCCccatctctcctccacccgcgGCCACTCGGACCACGGCTGGCTAAACACCTAccactccttctcctttgcAAACTGGTACCACCCCTCCTACACCAGCTTCGGCTCCCTCCGCGTCCTCAACGAAGACCGCGTAAAGCCCCAATCCGgcttcccaacccacccccaccgcgACTTTGAAATCTTCTCCTACATCCTCTCCGGCGAGCTCACCCACCGCGACTCCATGCTCACCAAAGGCGCCGAGGGTGACAATGTCTCCCCCGATCAGTTCTACCGCATGAAGCGCGGTGACATCCAGTTCACCACCGGCGGAACGGGGATCGCTCACTCAGAGTTCAACGAGCACAGGAGGGATACTGTCCACTTCTTGCAGATTTGGGCTTTGCCTTGGAAGAGAGGGCTGAAGCCGAGGTATCATACCAGGCATTTTAGTGAGGAGGATAAGAGGAAAGGGTTTGTGACGATTTTAAGTCCGCtgaaggggggtgtggaCGCTACTGCTGAGCAAGAGGCCaaggcggaggcggtggtcgAAGGGACAATTCCTATTCATGCTGACTTCTTGATGGGGGCGGGGATTATCACTGGTGGTGGCAAGTTTGAATGGATtgtgggaggaagagggaatGTGACGGAGCAGAACAAGAGGAAGGTTTTTGTTCACTTGCCCATGACCAAGGGAGGGAAGGCGAGTATCAGGTTGGATGGGAGAGACGATGCTGTATtgaaggagggagatggagcgTTCATCGAAGGAGTGAACAAGGGAGATAAGCTCTGGGTGGAAAGTGTTGGCGAAgtcgaggctgaggttgtggtttTGGATACCGCGTAG
- a CDS encoding uncharacterized protein (EggNog:ENOG503PXQQ), giving the protein MCQLEHKAYTVCTHVYEHAVPCKLTSRTRARCDNPEVITSAKFGFCRECRDFYAPLVTDSPYIILSYWAYKAERGINYAVHPSYVPSAELFWVSCDPAEEYRKRVHSPRNDLSTLAKVLPRYRGETRDEYLERLQYIRHATLEWAGRRRRERIESEEVVYPPAENSPSRPSLSESSRQSSQNSITDREAPQVHDETLARLCGTWTGISSKNNIAKPEREVHWTQLSVESNQASENLFPESAGFSQNNDFAQFSPGIQPTSRFSFD; this is encoded by the coding sequence ATGTGTCAACTCGAGCACAAGGCTTATACGGTGTGTACACACGTCTACGAGCATGCTGTTCCGTGTAAGTTGACTTCGAGGACGCGGGCTCGGTGTGACAACCCGGAGGTGATTACTAGTGCAAAATTCGGTTTCTGCCGAGAGTGCCGTGATTTCTACGCGCCTCTTGTAACTGACAGCCCTTACATCATCTTGAGCTACTGGGCTTACAAGGCTGAGCGTGGCATTAATTATGCTGTTCATCCTTCGTATGTCCCTAGTGCTGAGCTTTTCTGGGTATCTTGTGACCCTGCTGAAGAGTACCGGAAGCGTGTTCACTCTCCCCGTAATGATCTTTCCACCCTGGCCAAGGTCCTTCCTCGCTACAGAGGAGAGACACGGGATGAGTATCTTGAGCGCCTTCAGTATATCCGCCACGCTACATTGGAGTGGGCTGGGCGAAGGCGCAGGGAGCGGATTgagagtgaggaggttgtctACCCGCCGGCTGAGAACTCCCCCTCAAGACCGAGTCTGAGTGAGTCGTCGAGGCAATCTTCTCAGAACTCCATCACTGATCGAGAAGCCCCACAGGTTCATGATGAGACTCTGGCTCGATTATGCGGAACCTGGACGGGCATCTCTTCGAAGAACAACATCGCTAAACCCGAGCGAGAGGTACACTGGACACAACTGAGCGTTGAGTCAAATCAGGCGAGCGAGAACCTTTTTCCCGAGTCCGCTGGGTTTTCTCAGAACAATGATTTTGCTCAGTTTTCTCCTGGAATACAGCCCACTTCTCGGTTTTCATTCGACTAG
- a CDS encoding uncharacterized protein (COG:A; EggNog:ENOG503NUJE; BUSCO:EOG09262BCZ) translates to MAKPQDELLRRPLYLYDLPPDVTTTLSLKTDADASGRLAVQEDITTATQTPSPATADNVIGSQACSLCSLSFVTVQEQRDHLKTDLHHYNLKQKLHGLSPVSEAEFEKLVDELDESISGSESEDSEDEEEDTGRKETTLTALLKKQANLVDKRKPNDEGDDVDAKQKKGTGKAPLLWFESPKLPEKTYYGIYRALFTAEELENEDVIVEAIKKRQLAPISMPKPPKDAQSVPASYNGQHIFMCMIGGGHFAAMVVSLAPKKSKHGTTGPLNREAVVLAHKTFHRYTTRRKQGGSQSANDNAKGTAHSAGSSLRRYNEQALVEDVRNLLKDWKNLIDTSDLLFIRATGMTNRRTLFGPYEGQVLRANDPRIRGFPFNTRRATQNELMRSFIELTRLKVKEIQPEPEASTAEPSKITKPKESKPAAPKLSEEEEAAIFHTTQLQSIIRRSKLPALLSYLTNNKLDANFVFQPKDTQQNHHTPTPLHFAASQNSAAVIVGLITRAGADPTILNSEGKTPFDLAGDRATRDAFRVARSEAGEKKWDWEAAHVPAALKREDADKRAEREKKEEEQRRKAEEERLKKEGPVVKEGKPRRGGVLGGAPLNQREEETRGLTAEQRMKLDRERRARAAEERIRRLQGGA, encoded by the coding sequence ATGGCAAAACCACAGGACGAGCTCCTGCGGCGGCCACTTTACCTCTACGACCTCCCACCAGACGTTACCACCACTCTGTCCCTCAAGACCGATGCCGATGCGAGCGGTAGACTGGCAGTTCAAGAGGATATCACAACAGCGACCCAAACTCCAAGCCCCGCGACGGCCGACAATGTGATCGGATCGCAAGCTTGTTCCCTTTGCAGTCTGTCGTTTGTCACAGTACAAGAGCAGCGAGATCATCTTAAGACCGATCTACACCACTACAACCTCAAGCAAAAGCTCCATGGCCTCAGCCCAGTCTCCGAGGCCGAGTTCGAAAAGCTTGTCGATGAGCTCGACGAGAGCATTTCAGGTTCCGAAAGCGAAGATagcgaagacgaagaggaggatacCGGGCGCAAGGAGACCACTCTTACCGCTCTGTTGAAGAAACAGGCCAATCTGGTGGACAAGCGCAAACCGAATGACGAAGGTGACGACGTGGATGCAAAACAGAAGAAAGGCACGGGCAAGGCACCATTACTTTGGTTCGAGTCCCCCAAGCTGCCAGAAAAGACATACTATGGAATCTACAGAGCCCTGTTCAccgccgaggagctggaaaatGAGGATGTCATCGTGGAGGCGATCAAGAAGAGACAGCTTGCGCCCATCTCCATGCCCAAGCCTCCAAAAGATGCGCAGTCTGTGCCGGCGAGCTACAATGGGCAGCACATATTTATGTGTATGATCGGAGGTGGCCATTTCGCTGCTATGGTTGTTTCACTGGCACCGAAGAAGAGCAAACACGGCACTACAGGCCCCTTGAACAGAGAAGCTGTTGTCCTGGCGCACAAGACGTTCCATCGGTATACCACTCGTCGCAAGCAGGGTGGCTCTCAGTCGGCGAACGATAACGCAAAGGGAACGGCCCACTCCGCTGGTTCGTCCCTTCGTCGTTACAACGAGCAGGccttggtggaggatgttcGAAATCTCCTGAAAGACTGGAAGAACCTCATTGACACCTCGGACCTCCTGTTCATCCGCGCAACTGGAATGACGAACCGGAGAACCCTTTTCGGTCCATATGAAGGCCAAGTCCTTCGCGCCAACGACCCTCGCATCCGAGGCTTCCCCTTCAACACGAGAAGAGCAACCCAGAACGAACTCATGCGGTCGTTTATCGAGCTCACCAGACTAAAAGTCAAGGAGATTCAGCCAGAACCAGAAGCATCGACTGCTGAGCCATCCAAGATTACAAAGCCAAAAGAGTCAAAGCCAGCGGCGCCGAAACTatcagaagaggaagaggcggccatcttccacaccacccaactACAGTCCATCATCCGCCGGTCAAAACTCCCTGCCTTGTTGTCGTAtttgaccaacaacaaactcgACGCCAACTTTGTCTTCCAACCAAAAGACACCCAACAAAACCATCACACTCCCACCCCTCTACACTTTGCCGCTTCGCAAAACTCGGCAGCGGTAATAGTAGGTCTCATTACCCGCGCCGGCGCTGATCCAACGATTCTCAACTCGGAAGGGAAAACTCCCTTTGATCTTGCCGGTGATCGCGCCACGCGGGATGCATTTAGGGTAGCGAGGTCAGAGGCAGGCGAGAAAAagtgggattgggaggctGCGCATGTTCCTGCTGCTCTGAAAAGGGAAGACGCAGATAAGCGagcggagagggagaagaaggaggaggaacagaggaggaaggctgaggaggagaggctgaagaaggaagggccggtggtgaaggagggtaAACCCAGGAGGGGGGGCGTGTTGGGAGGGGCTCCGCTGAAtcagagggaggaggagacgaggggGTTGACGGCTGAGCAGAGGATGAAGTTGGATAGGgaaaggagggcgagggcggcggaggagaggattaGGAGGTTGCAGGGGGGTGCGTGA